A genomic region of bacterium contains the following coding sequences:
- a CDS encoding response regulator transcription factor, with translation MRLLLIEDDKKIASFILKGLKEAGFAVDHATDGEDGLHLALHEPYDVVIVDLMLPMIDGLTLIDNMRKSKVNTPVLILSAKRSIEDRVKGLQTGSDDYLTKPFAFAELLARIQALIRRASGTTEPTSLTVGALRMNLLTHEVIREGKKIDLQPREFSLLEYLMRNQGRIVSKTVLMEHVWDYNFDPQTNVVEVRISKLRDKVDREFSKKLIHTVKGVGYVLKEPS, from the coding sequence ATGCGTTTACTTCTAATTGAAGATGATAAAAAGATTGCCTCTTTCATTCTGAAGGGACTCAAAGAGGCTGGATTTGCAGTCGACCATGCTACAGATGGCGAAGATGGTCTTCATCTGGCTTTACATGAACCCTACGATGTTGTCATTGTTGATTTAATGTTGCCCATGATTGACGGTCTAACCCTCATCGATAATATGAGAAAGAGCAAGGTAAATACGCCAGTTCTTATTCTTAGTGCCAAAAGAAGCATAGAAGACCGGGTAAAAGGCTTGCAAACAGGCAGTGATGATTATCTGACCAAGCCCTTTGCCTTTGCAGAACTTCTGGCACGAATTCAAGCCCTCATCCGCAGGGCAAGTGGAACCACAGAACCTACCAGTCTTACGGTTGGCGCTCTGCGAATGAATCTTCTCACCCATGAGGTCATTAGAGAAGGGAAGAAAATTGACCTGCAGCCCCGTGAGTTTTCCCTCCTGGAGTATCTTATGCGCAATCAAGGAAGAATCGTTTCCAAAACCGTGCTCATGGAACATGTCTGGGACTATAATTTCGACCCGCAGACAAATGTTGTCGAAGTTAGAATCAGCAAATTACGAGATAAAGTTGACCGCGAATTTTCAAAAAAATTGATTCATACTGTTAAAGGAGTGGGATATGTTCTTAAAGAACCTTCTTAG